The following proteins are encoded in a genomic region of Candidatus Leptovillus gracilis:
- a CDS encoding sensor histidine kinase, which produces MMLVLAARRITEQTSRPVRLVNLNPDLLAYLKRVNLFTVAKEWLQLGEEVLAEFHWNRNPQTANLLELTPITNAGDVAKVMERAEAIFSRWLQLPNLGSLLKVISELCSNIYQHSGDPHGFVLIQRYQYISRGEVEVVLAAGDMGRGIRGSLAAKYPELGVEPVKYIQAAMDGRTSRHTGRGGLGLRTVEETVAKEGGYVWLRSETAAIRSFGPNRRYPFTDLTPMPGTQVVVEFRAPLKD; this is translated from the coding sequence GGTGTTGGCGGCACGCCGCATCACCGAACAAACTAGCCGCCCAGTTCGCTTGGTCAATCTCAATCCTGATTTACTCGCCTATCTAAAGCGAGTCAACCTTTTTACTGTGGCAAAAGAATGGCTGCAACTGGGCGAAGAAGTATTAGCAGAATTTCACTGGAACCGCAATCCCCAAACGGCCAATTTGTTGGAGTTGACGCCAATCACCAACGCTGGCGACGTGGCCAAGGTCATGGAGCGGGCTGAGGCGATTTTTAGCCGCTGGCTGCAACTTCCCAACCTGGGCAGTCTGCTCAAAGTCATCAGCGAGTTGTGTAGCAATATCTATCAGCACAGCGGCGACCCCCATGGCTTCGTTCTCATCCAGCGGTATCAGTACATTTCGCGGGGCGAAGTGGAAGTGGTGCTGGCCGCCGGGGATATGGGGCGGGGCATTCGCGGCAGTCTGGCTGCCAAATATCCGGAATTGGGTGTCGAACCGGTGAAATATATTCAAGCGGCTATGGACGGCCGTACCTCACGTCATACCGGTCGCGGCGGGTTAGGTCTGCGCACAGTAGAGGAAACGGTAGCCAAAGAGGGTGGCTACGTCTGGTTACGGTCAGAAACGGCCGCTATCCGCAGCTTTGGCCCGAATCGCCGTTACCCTTTCACCGATCTGACTCCTATGCCAGGCACACAAGTCGTCGTTGAATTCCGCGCGCCATTAAAGGATTGA